The sequence below is a genomic window from Streptosporangium lutulentum.
CGATGTACATCGCGGCGAGCATCGCGAAGAGGAACGCCTGCAGGAACTGAATGAACATCTCGAAGCCGGTCATCGCGACCGTCATGATCACGCCGACCACGCCGAGCGGGGCGCCCAGCGGCGTGAGCTTCTCGAAGAGGAACCAGAAGCCGACCGTGCTGAAGAAGGCAAGAATGAGGTGGCCGGCGAACATGTTGGCGAACAGTCGCACCGCGTGGGTGAAGGGAGCGATGATCATGTTCGAGAGAAACTCGATCGGGGCCAGCAGCGCGTAGATCGGCTTGGGCAGCCCCGGGGGGAACATCATGTTCTTGAAGTAGCCGACCGGGCCCTGGTGCTTGACGCCCAGGTAGACCTTGAGGACGTAGATGCTCACCGCCAGCACGATCGGGAAGGCGATGTGCGAGGCGACCGGGAACTGCAGGACGGGAACGACACCCATCACATTCCAGATCCAGACCAGGAAGAAGATGCTGAGCAGCAGGCCCATCCACCGGTCAGCGTCCTTGCCGAGGAACGGCCGGGCGACCTGGTCGCGGACGAACGTGTAGCCCATCTCACCGATGTTCTGGACGCCCCGGGGCACCAGCTTCGGGTTGGCGAAGGCGGACCAGCAGAAGGCGACGACGATGAGCGTGCTCAGGATCGCCAGCAACACCGGCTTCGTGAACCAGTCGACACCTGAGATTATCGGCGGGGAGTCGAAGAGTTCCAGGCCCGGAGGCGTGAACTCGTCCCCGGGGGCGAGGAGCGTCAGCGTGCTCACGCGGCGTTCCCTTCAGCGTGGTAGTGGATCGAAATGGCTTCGTCAGCGAAGCGACCGCCGCCGAAGGCTAGCGACCGTACTTCCGGTAGACCAGGTAGACGGCTAGAGCGACTCCGAGGATCAGCCCGATCGGAGTGAAGGCGACCACGCCGGTCCATTTGGACAGCAACCAACCGGCACCGCCGTACAGAATCATCCCGGAGAGGAGATAACTGGGGATCGACCAGGCGGCGCTGGCAAAGTCGCGACCGTCGTCCTCGGGCCGGATTTTCTTTTCGCTCATCGCGGGCATGACGATAGCAGCCGCGACGAGGACTAGTCATATCGGGCAGGGTCGGACCCGCCAGCGAGATAATACGCCTCACCGGGAACCGTCCCGGCCCACAGTCCCCGCCTCGGGGTCGACGTAGAGCATTTTAAGTTTCATGAAGCCGCGCATCTCACCCACGCTCCAGGCGACCGTGCACACGATGGCGGCCCAGCCGAATGCCTTCGGCTCGAAGACGGTGACGTCTTCGAACGTCCTGAGGAGGACCATGATGATGAGAATCTTCACCACGTAGCTCAGAACCGCGGCGGTCATCATCATCATGGGCGAGACGCGGCTGGCATAGGAGACGACGATCACGCCGATGGTGAAGAAAGCGCAAACGATCAGGGTCCCGACGGCGGCGCCCAGTGCTCCCTTGCCTCCGGCGATCAGAGCGGCGACCAGGATCACGAGCAGACCCACGAGCACCGTGGGTATCGCCGCCCCCTTCAGGAGACGTATGTCGTTGGCCTGCATCGGCACTCCAAGTAACTTTTATCAAGCGAGCGATTGCTACCTTGCAAAGCTCATCTGGTTGAGCTTCTGTTAGTGAAAGCTATCACAAGCTCTTGGAAGGCCGCCTTTACCTGCCGTTTCAAGTAAACGATCATTGGGTTACCGGAGGGTGCTCAGAGCCGCGTCTCAGGGTTTGAGAAACTCGACCGGGGGGCGACGAGCGTCATGTCGGGGAGCGCGGTCAGCATCGCCGTGTCGTTGTCGGCGGCCGACCGGGGACCCGGCCCCTCGGGGGAGGGCGGAGGAGACTGGACCGGCACCGTGTCAGGGCGCGAGCGACGACCGGCGCTGTGCGCCCCGTGGCCCCCACCACCGCCGGCCTCCCGGCGTGCGCGCCAGCGCGGCAGCGACATCACCACCAGCACGCCGACGGCCAGCAGCACGGTCAGCGGGAACAGGACGAGCGGAACGCCCTCGATGGACAGCCCCACGACCGTGAAGGCGAACAGGAAGGTCCAGGTGTACATGATCAGGACGCTGCGCCGGTGCGAGTGGCCGACGTCCAGCAGCCGGTGATGGAGATGGCCCCGGTCGGGGGCGAACGGCGACAGGCCGTTGGAGGTGCGCCGCACCACCGCCATGATCAGGTCGAGCAGCGGCAGCACCAGGATCGCGACCGGCACGATGAGGGGAAGGACCACGGGGAACCGGTTGATGTTGCTGGAGTCGAGCGGCGTCACGGTGATCATCGTGGAGGCGAGCACCAGGCCGATCAGCATCGCCCCGGTGTCACCCATGAAGATCTTCGCCGGATGGAAGTTGTGCGGCAGGAAGCCCAGACACATGCCGATGAGCACCGAGGCGATCACCGCCGTGACGTTGATGCTGCTGTCCCCGTAGTCCTTGGACAGGGCGATGGAGTACGTCCACGTGGCCATGGCCGCGATGCCGACGATGCCGGCCGCCAGACCGTCCAGACCGTCGACGAAGTTGACCGCGTTGATCATGATGATCACGATCAATATCGTGATCACCGGTCTCAGCGTCGAGTCCAGGCTGGTCTGCCCGCCCAGAGAGGTGGGCAGCGGGAGCCACGGCAGGCTGACGTCGAAGGCGACGAGCACGCCCGCGGCGCCGATCTGCCCGGCGAACTTGATGAGGGCGTCCATGCCCCACCAGTCGTCCAGGAAGCCGGTCAGCGTGATCAGACCGCCCGCGAGGATCAGCGCGATCACGGTTTTGCCCTCGGCGAGCTTGCCGCCGGCGTAGGGCAGTTCGCTGGCGACCAGCAGGCCCGCGACGAGCCCGCCGTACATCGCCAGGCCGCCGAGTCTGGGCGTCGGCGTGGTGTGCACGTCGCGGTCACGGACCTCGGGCATCGCACCGATGCGAATGGCGAAAACGCGGACCAGCGGGACCAGTAGATAGGTCATCGCCGCCGCCACCAGCGCCATGAGTAGATATTCGCGCACGGACCTAGTTTCGCGGATAGTCCGGCCAACTGTGACCGGAAAACGACACAGAACAGCTCATAGTTCCCTGGGATATGCCGGACAGGCCCGCGTCAGCTCCATGACCCGCCTTCTTGTCTCTCCTGCCGCGTCCGGGCTCCGGATGACCTGCGCCACCATCGAGGCCACCTCTTTCATCTCCTCGGGCCCCATCCCCTGCGTCGTGACGGAGGGGGTGCCGACCCGGATCCCGGACGTCACCGTGGGCGGCTCGGGATCGTACGGGATCGCGTTGCGATTCAGGATGATCCCCGCGTCGTGGCACCGCTGCTCGGCCACCGCGCCCGTGACCCCGGCGTCCCTCAGGTCGATCAGCGCCAGATGGCTGTCCGTGCCCCCGGAGACGGGCCGCATGCCCTCGGCCGCCAGGGCGTCGGCCAGCACCCGGGCGTTGTCCACCACCCGCCGCGCGTACTGCGCGAACTCCGGCTGGAGCGCCTCGCCGAACGCCACCGCCTTGGCCGCTATCGCGTGCATGAGCGGACCGCCCTGGACGAACGGGAAGACCGCCCGGTCGACCCTGGACGCCAGCTCCTGCGTGCACATGATGCCGCCGCCCCTCGGGCCGCGGAGCGCCTTGTGCGTGGTGAAGGTCACCACGTCGGCGTACGGCACGGCGGACGGCAGGGCTCCTCCCGCCATCAGGCCGATGGTGTGCGCGACGTCCGCCAGCAGCCAGGCGCCCACCTCGTCGGCGATCCCCCTGAAGGCCGCGAAGTCGATCTCGCGTGGATACGCCGTGGCACCACAAATGATCATCTTGGGCTGGTGCCGCAGCGCCAGGCCCCTGACCTCGTCGTAGTCGATCAGCTCGGTGTCCCTGCGCACGCCGTACGCCACGACGTCGAACCACCGGCCTGAGAAGTTGACGCGGGAGCCGTGAGTGAGATGGCCGCCGTGCGGCAACGCCATGGCCAGCACGGTGTCACCCGGCTGGAGGAGGGCCGCGTACGCGGCGAGGTTGGCCGAGGCGCCCGAATGGGGTTGCACGTTGACGTGGTCGGCGCCGAAGAGCCGCTTGGCCCGGTCGATCGCGAGCTGCTCCGCCCGGTCGACCACCTCACAGCCCGCGTAGTAACGCCTGCCGGGATACCCCTCGGCGTATTTGTTGGTGAGCGTCGAACCGAGCGCGGCGAGCACGGCGGGCGAGGCGAGGTTCTCGCTCGCGATGAGCTGGATGCCGCCGCGGAGCCGGTCCAGCTCATCGAGGAGAACGCGCGCGACCTCAGGGTCCTGCCTCTGCAGGAGACCGAAATCAGGCCCGTAGTACGGCTCTGCGCCCATGGCTCACATCCCGGGGATGACGACTCACCCCCACTGTAAGCCCGCTCGGCCCTCTTTTCCCACGTCAGCCGCGCGTCGTCATGAGAATGCGTGCGGTGCTCCGGCGGCGACGGGGATCCACCTCGGCGTGTCGGCGGCCTGATCACTGATCGACGTGAGGATCGCCTGCCGGTAGAGACCGAGACGGGTGCGCCACGCCGTCATGTCCTCGACGTAGCGGCCCGAGACGGGTGCGTCCCAGACGTCCCTGCTCCTGGCGAGCTGGTAGGCCTTGTCCAGGGAGGCGGTCAGCGTGTCGAGCACGGGGAGCACCTGTCTCCACATCATGACCAGCCGCTGGTAGTCGGGATTGAACTCCCACGACATGGCGGTGTCCGGAGACGGCAGCCCGACGCCTCCCGAGACCGGCGGGGTCTCTCCCGGCTGCAGCGGCTGCGGTGCGGGTGGATCCACGAACATCACAGACTCCTCACGCTCACTGTCCGCCTCACTTTCCGCCGCCGAGTGGCGGAATCGACCGCAGCGGGTCACCGGGATCCACGTCGTCCGCCGGGCCGTCGGGCCTGATGTCCATGGGCGCCCAGGCGCCCTCGCCCCAGGTCTCTCCGTCGGGCACCTGCACGCCCGGCATGTCCAGTGGCTCGATCTCACTGACATTGTCGACGAGCGTCTTGAGCGCGTCCATGTCCAGCGGGCCCGCCTCGGCCGAGACGACGTCACTGCCGTCGTCCGCCCACCGCGCGACCGCCCCCTCGTCTCCCGTCCCCACGGTCTGCCCCGGGGCGTTCCCGGTCGCCGTTCCCGCGGCCTGCGTCCCGGCGTCGCCGGAGACGCCCGTTCCGATCGGCTGCGTCCCGGCGTCTCCGGAAGTGGTCGTGCCCACCGACTGCGTCCCGGCGTCCACAGAAAGAGCCGTCCCGATCGACTGCGCCGGGGCACCTCCCTGAGCCGTTCCGGCCGGTGGCGTGGCCGCCTTTCCGTCCGTGTCCGGCGGCTGGACCGTCTGACCGGGAGCCGGCTCGGCGGTGTCGAGGAGGGGGAAGTCAGGCTTCGCCGAGGACAGCGGTTCGTTCGGCTCGACCCAGCCGGGTTGGCCTGAGACGTCGGAGACGCCGTCGACCTCGGGCATCCCCAACGGCGGGATGTCCTCGATGTTCTTCAACAGCTCGCTGACCTGCTCCGCCGTGGGCGAGTCGAGCGGGATCTGCAGCACCTTCACCCCATCGATCTCCACGACCTTCGGTTGCGAGTCGCCGCTCTGGTCGATGTCGTCGGGATGGTCCTTCTGCGGGGTGTCCACGATGTCGGTGCCTGACGTGCCGCCCTCTTCCCTGGGGGAGCGCTCGTCACCCTTGGAACCGACGTCGCCCTTGCCGTCGGGGTCGTTCGCGGGGGCGTCGGGCGTGGTCTCCCCGGTGCGTGGCGACGTGTCGTTGATCTGGTCGACCTGTGTCCGCGAGTCGTCCGCCCTCGGCTCCTCCGGCACGGGATCGGGATTCGGCGTCTCCCTCGGCGCCGGATCGACAGGCTGCTCACCGCCCTGAGCACCCTCGCCCGGCCCCGGAACCGCCCCACCTTGAACGTTCTCACCCGGCCCCGGAATCTCACCGCCCTGAACGTTCTCACCCGGTCCTGGAGCCACCCCACCTTGGACGTTCTCACCCGGCCCCGGCCCCGCCCCGCCCTGAACGTTCTCACCCGGCCCCGGAACCGCCGGTTTCAAGTCCTCGACCCTCGGCGCCTGCGGCCGCGCATCGTCCGCCCTCGGCTCCTCCGGCACGGGATCGGGATTCGGCGTCTCCCTCGGCGCCGGGTCAACAGGCTGCTCACCATCCCGAGAACTCTCACCCGGCCCGGGAACCACCGAGTCCACATACTCGTCTCGCGGAGCCTGCGGCTGTGCGTCCTCCGCCTCGGGCCTCGGTTCCGGCACAGGGTCGGGATCCAGTGGTTCCGGCTTCACGACGTCCTTGGGCTCCTCCCCCTCGCGTGGGGAGATTTCGTCACCCTTGGAACCGGTCTCCGGCTTGGGATCACCGGCTTGGGGAGAGTCCTTGGAGCCCGTCTCCGGCTTGGCATCCTCAGCCCGCGGAGAATCCTTCGACCCCGTCTCCGGCTTGGCATCCTCAGCCCGCGGAGAATCCTTCGACCCCGTCTCCGGCTTGGCATCCTCAGCCCGCGGAGAATCCTTCGAACCGTCCCGGGGAGAGGTCTCGTCGCCCTTGGAATCGGTCTTGGACTTCGCGTCGTCGCCCTTGGGAGTGTCCGATGCGGGCTGATCCTTGGGATTGTCACGCGGAGCGGTGTCAGCCGACTGGTCACCGACACGGGGCCTGGCGTCGCCACCCGGGGAATCAGTCTCGGCCTTGCGAGAATCGGATCCCACGCCTCCGGCCCTCGGCTCCGCGGGAGGGGCCGTGCCCTCCTGCTTGACCTTCTTCTCCAGCAGCTCCACGCGGTTGGAGACGTCACGGATCATTTTTTCGCAGTCGTCGGCGATCTGGGCCGGACGGTGAGTGGACGGCGCGGGCAGGCCCGCCCCGCGCATCAGGTGGTTGACCCGCTCCTCATCGCTCCGCATCCGCACCGCGGCTTGTTGCACCTCGGACAGCAGGTCACGGACCAGCTTGGGGTCCATTCCTTCGAACTTGCCCATGGACGTCTCCCGGAGGGTGTCGGCCCACTTCACGGTACCGGGGAGAACGCCGCGCGTCACGGTGATAATCAGACGGCATGGATCACGGGCCCGAACGGCATTCGGTGACGTGGAGTCCTCCGGCCGATCACCCCGGGCGTACGCCACTGGGCGCGGCCCCTTCGTGACGTCAAGCCCGCCGCGACCTCGGTGACGCAAAAACGAGGAAACCGAAAGTGCCAAATATCATTAGTGCGGCATAAGGTAGCGCAGGTTGCATAGCAACTCTTGTTGGTATGTCTGACCCGATAGGGGCATCCCCCATGCACCGCGCTCTCCGCCTCCTGTTGATCACGGGAACCGCAGGAATCCTGATGGGCGCCTGCACCGCTGGAACGCTCTACGCCTTTCAGAGCAGCCTTGACTCTGAGATCGTTCGCATCCCCGACGCCCTCCCCACCCTTGAGTCCGAGCGGCCCCCGCCCGAAGTGGGGGTGGGTGAGAACTGGCTGCTCGTCGGAACCGACAGCCGGTCGGAGAAGGCGACCACCGGCAAGGACGCGACGACCCGGCTGTGGCGGCCCGGCGAGCAACGCACCGACACGATCATGCTGATCCATCTCTCCGAGAGCGGAAACCGCGCCTGCGTGATCTCGATCCCGCGAGACTCGTGGGTCTCCGTTCCCGGGAAGGGCAAGGCGAAAATCAACGCCGCCTTCTCCTGGGGTGGGCCCGCCCTGCTGATCAAAACCATCGAGAAGGTCACCGGAGTCCGGATCGATCACTACGCGGCGATCGACTTCCAAGGGTTCTCCTCGGCCACCGACTCGATCGGCGGGGTTGACGTCGAGATCGCACGGACCGTGCGAGACCCGTTCAACAACGTCACCTGGAAAGCCGGCCGCCAGCACCTGAACGGTGAGCAGGCCCTGCAGTTCGTCCGCCAGCGCGCCAACCTTCCCGGTGGGGACCTCGACCGGATCAAGCGTCAGCAGGCACTGCTGAACTCCATCGCCGACAAGGTGCTCAGCACCGAGACCCTCACCAATCCCCTGAAGCTCAACGATTTGCTGCGGTCCCTGACCAAGGCGATCAGTGTCGACTCGGGGGTCACCCCCGGCGTCCTCAGATCGCGGATGCTCAAACTGACCGGCCTCGACTCGCTCGACTACGTCACCATGCCGGTGAAGGGCACCGGCATGGAGGACTCACAGAGCGTCGTCTATCTGGATCTGCCACAGGTCCGAGCCCTCAGCGAGGCGATCCAGGACGACAGAGTCGACGACTACGTCAGGGAGAACGACAGCGGCAACGCCGTAGACGAGGTCCGCTGAGAGCCGGCCGGGATCACCGGGCTCCCCCGGCCCTCGCGACCACGTCCCCCGGGCTTCCGGGACAGCTGCGGGGCTGGGGACCGGTTCTCGGCACGCCGCCGGTCCCTTCGCGTCCGCTCCCCGGGAGAGGTCCGGGCGACCCGCTCACCGCCACAGCCCAGCCGTCCCAGTGTCCGCACGGTGCCGACGGCACCGGGGTGGAGCGGGCAACGCCCGGTCCCGACAGCAGGAAGCGGAACGCTCGGGTCTGTGGTTACCCGTCCGACTCGGAGCCGCCGTCAGTGGCGACATAGCCGATCACACCACGCAGCTTCTCCACCGATACGGCCCCGCGGCGCAGCAGCCGGGGCACCGCCGTGGTCAGGTCGAGGATCGTGGACGGGGTGTTGTCGTTGCACGGGCCGTCGTCGAGATAGACCGAGACCGAGTCGCCCAGCTGCTTCTCCGCGTCGGCGGCCGTGGTCGCGGCCGGGGCACCGGAGCGGTTGGCGCTGGAGACCGCCATCGGGCCGAGGTCCTTGAGCAGGTCGAGGGCGACGGCGTGCAACGGCATCCGGAGGGCGACGGTGCCCTTGCTGTCACCCAGGTCCCACGACAGCGACCTGTTCACGCGGCAGATCAGCGTGAGCGGACCGGGCCAGAAGGCGTCGACGAGATCCTGGCCGTACGGGCCGAGGTTCTCCACGAGGGCGTTGGCGGCCCGCACGGTCCCGACCAGCACGGGCACCGGCATGTCCCGGCCACGCCCTTTGGCCTCCAGCAACGAGGTGACCGCGGACGGGGTGAAGGCGTCCGTTCCGATGCCGTAGACGGTGTCGGTCGGGAGCACCACGAGCTCACCCCGCCGTATGGCCGACGCGGCGTCGGTCAGACCGGCGGCTCGCTGCTCGGGGTCCGTGCAGTCATAACTTCGGCTCACTTTGCCTCCTCGCCTAGCGGCTCGTCATCAGTGAGCCAAAGGCTGCTGTGTCTACTGGTTCACTCGCTACGCTCACTCGCATGCCTCCCCGCCCAGCGGCTCGTCATCAGTGAGCCAAAGGCTGCTGTGTCTACTGGTTCACTCGCTACGCTCACTCGCATGCCTCCCCGCCTAGCGGCTCGTCATCAATGAGCCAAAGGCTGCTATATCCACTGACATTCACGCCGTGCCATCCTATTCCTGGCCAAAACGGGCGGTGACGAAGCGGTCCCTGCGGGTGAGATCCTGGCGGCTGCGGACGTCGCGCCATCCGTTGTCCTCGGAGAAGATCAGGTAGACCGGGGTGCCCTGCTGGTCGGCGTGCTCCACAGCGACGAACCCACCGGGGCGGAGCAGCCGTCTGGCGGTCCGTTCGACCGCCCTGACCTCGTCGAGGCCGTCGCTGCCCGAGCCGTACAGCGCGCGGTGGGGGTCGTAGTCGCGGACCTCGGGATCGCGGGGAATCGCGCCCGGCGGGATGTAGGGCGGATTGGAGATCACCAGGTCCACCTGGCCGTTGAGTTCGGACAGGGCGTCGGCCAGATCCTCAGGGTGCAGGTGGACGCGGCCCTGGCCGTGCTCCAGGATGTTGCGTTTGGCCCAGCGGTAGGCGTCCGGATCGACCTCGACCGCGTGCACCGTGGCCAGGGCGACCTCCTGGGCGATCGACAGGGCGATGGCGCCCGAGCCGGTGCCGAGATCCACGACCACCGGCGAGGCGACGTCCATCTCCCGCAACCGCTCGATGGCCCAGCCCGCCACGACCTCGGTCTCCGGACGCGGCACGAACACCCCGGGCCCGACCTCCAGGGACAGGTAGCGGAAGTACGCCCGCCCGGTGATGTGCTGCAACGGCTCGCGGGACTCCCGCCGGGCGACGCCCTCCCAGAACAGCGCGTCAAAGTCCGAGTCCTTCACCACGTGCAGTTCGCTGCGCCGTACGCCGTGGACGCAGGCGGCGATCTCCTCGGCATCGGTGCGCGGCGACGGCACACCTGCCTCGGCGAGCCGGGCGGTGGCGAGGGCGATCTCGTCCAGCAGAAAGGTCATGGGCGCGTTCTATGAGTGGGCGGCGAGCTTCTCCGCCATCTCGGCGTCAAGCAGGGACTGGATGACGGCGGTGAGGTCACCGTCGAGCACCTGATCGAGGTTATAGGCCTTGAAGCCGACACGATGATCGGAGATGCGATTCTCGGGGAAGTTGTAGGTGCGGATGCGCTCGGAGCGGTCGACCGTCCGGATCTGAGACTTGCGCTCGGCCATCGCGGCGGCGTTGGCCTCTTCTTCGGCGATGGCCTGCAGGCGGGCCCGCAGGATGCGCATGGCCGACTCCTTGTTCTGGAGCTGGCTCTTCTCGTTCTGGCAGGAGGCGACCACGCCGGTCGGGATGTGCGTGATCCGCACGGCCGAGTCGGTGGTGTTGACGCTCTGGCCGCCGGGGCCGCTGGACCGGTAGACGTCGATGCGAAGGTCGTTCGGGTCGATCTGGACGTCGACGTCCTCCGCCTCCGGGTAGACCAGCACACCGGCCGCACTGGTGTGGATGCGGCCCTGCGACTCGGTGACCGGCACTCGCTGGACGCGGTGCACACCGCCCTCGAACTTCAGCCTCGACCAGACGCCTTCGTCGCCCCTGGCCTTCAGGGCGACCGTGACGTCCTTGTAGCCGCCGAGGTCGGAATGGGTCGCGTCGATGAGCTCGGTCTTCCAGCCGACGCGCTCGGCGTACCGCAGGTACATCCTCAGGAGGTCGCCGGCGAACAGCGCCGACTCCTCGCCGCCCTCACCCGCCTTGATCTCCATGATGATGTCCTTGTCATCATTGGGATCACGCGGGACCAGCAGGTGCCTGAGCTTCTCTTCCAGCTCGGGGATCCGGGCCTCGAGCTCCTTGGCCTCGTCGGCGAAGGCCTGGTCCTCCGACGCCAGTTCCCTGGCCGTTCCGAGGTCGTCCCGCGTTCCCTCGAGCTCCCGATAGGTGGTGATGATCGGGGTCAGCTCGGCGTACCGCCTGCCGAAGGTGCGAGCCTGTGCCTGGTTGGCGTGCACGGTGGGATCGGCGAGCTTGAGTTCCAGCTCGGCGTACTCACTGAGTAGCTCGTCGAGGTTCACCGTGCGTCCTTCCTTGAAAGCGCTGAAGCCTGCCTAATCACCACGAACGCCGACCCGGGCGCACCCCCTGGAAATGAAAGGGGGTGGTTCCGAGCCGGCGTCGAGATGAGGCTACTGACCCGTCGTGGGCTTCTTGCCGAAGCGCTTCTCGAAGCGGGCCACCCGGCCGCCGGTGTCGAGGATCTTCTGCTTGCCCGTGTAGAACGGGTGGCAGGCCGAGCACACGTCGGCGTGGATCACGCCGCTCTTGGCGGTGCTACGGGTGGTGAAGGTGTTACCACAGGTACAGGTCACCGAGGTGGTGGTGTACTCCGGGTGAATGTCGGGCTTCATGTCTTAGATCCTCTCCAAAGCGCGGTCGCCGGGTCGCCACTGTCTCTCGCCTGTAAGGCTTGCGCGCTGAGCACACCAGGGTGCGCGCGGGCGGGAACCGGAACCGCTGCGGTTCGGCTACCAGTGTGCCAGATCCTCCAACCATCCCAGGCCACAAGACATTCCCCGGCGGGGGCGGCCGTGTCCGCGGGCGGGTCACAGGGGCGGTCTCGGGCCCCGATTCGCGAACCTCGTCTTTACCTGTTCTTCATCTTCCCTACCTGCCCAGGTAGGCGAGCACGGCCAGGACCCGGCGGTGGTCGTCGGAGGCGGGCTCAAGACCGAGCTTGGTGAAGATGCTGGAAATGTGCTTCTCCACCGCGCCCTCGGTGACGAGCATGCGCCCGGCGACGGCCGTGTTCGAGCGGCCCTCGGCCATCAGGGCCAGGACCTCTCCCTCCCTGGCGGTCAGGGATTCCAGCGGATCCCCCTTGCGCTGGCGGCTCAGCAGCTGCCCGATCACCTCGGGGTCGATGACCGTCCCTCCGTCCGCCACCCGGCGTACCGCGTCGAGGAATTCGGCCACGTCGGCTATCCGCTCCTTGAGCAGGTAGCCGACCGCCGCGGCGCCGCCGCCGATCAACTCGGTGGCGTACTGCTCCTCCACATACTGCGACAGCACCAGGATCGGCAGTCCCGGCCGCCGCGACCTGGCCTCCAGGGCCGCGCGCAGCCCCTCGTCGGTATGGGTCGGCGGCATCCGCACATCCACGATCGCCAGGTCCGGATCATGCTGGGCCACCACGGCCACCAGCCCCGGGCCGTCCCCCGCCACCCCGACGGTCTCGATCCCGCCGTCGGCCAGCAGCCTGGCCAGTCCCTCGCGCAACAGCACCGAGTCTTCGGCGATCACCACCCGCATACGCTCGTCCCTCACCACTCGCAGGGCAGTTCTGCGCGGATCATCGTGGGCCCCCCGAGCGGGCTGTCCACGCTCAGGGTGCCGTCGATGGTCGCCGCCCGGTCCGCCAGCCCCGCGAGGCCGCCCCCGGGGCGCGGCACCGCGGCGCCGACCCCGTTGTCGTACACCTCGACGACCACCAGCTGACCCTGACGGCTGACCCGGATGAACGCCTCAGTGGCCTCGGAGTGCTTGGCCAGGTTGGTCAGGCACTCGGCCACGATGAAGTACGCGATGCTCTCCACCGCCGCCGGCGGGCGGTGGGACACCTCCACCGAAAGATCCACCCGTACGGGCGCGCGGGCCGCGAGCGAGGAGAGCGCGGCTCTCAGCCCCCTGTCGGTGAGGATCGCCGGGTGGATCCCTCTCGCGAGATCACGCAGCTCGGCGATGGCGGCCTTGGTGCCGGTGTGCGCCTGGGCCAGGAGCTCCCTGGCCCCCTCGGGGTCGGAGTCCATCTTGGCCTGGGCCCGCCCCAGATCCATGGCCACGGACAGCAGCCGCTGTTGAGCGCCGTCGTGCAGGTCACGCTCGATTCTGCGCCGCTCGGCCTCGGCCGCGTCGACCCCGCGGGCCCTGCTGGCCCGCAGGTACGCCGCACGGGCGACCAGCCGGTTCTTCTCCCCCGTCCCCAGCAACGCGATGCCGAACAGCGCGTGCAGCCAGGCCATCCCCCGGGTCGCGTAGAGCGCGGCGAGGAAGAAGCCTGTCCCGACGGACATGCACAGCAGCGCCTCGGGCACCGTGTCGATCAGCAACTCGCCGCCGGGCGTCATCGGCTCACCGACGAGCAGCAGGGGCAGCGGCGCGACGGTCAGGCCGAGCGCGAAGCACCACAGGACCACCGAGACGACGAACTCCCCGATCCCGATCGGCAGCAGCAGCAGGAGGTAGAGAAGATCCTTCCAGGTCGCGGGGTCGACGAACATGTCCTTCCACCGCAGGAACAGGTTGTCGCCCTCGGAGGGCCGGTAGGGGGCGGGGATGTCCACGCCGAAGCCCAGCCGGA
It includes:
- a CDS encoding response regulator transcription factor, which translates into the protein MRVVIAEDSVLLREGLARLLADGGIETVGVAGDGPGLVAVVAQHDPDLAIVDVRMPPTHTDEGLRAALEARSRRPGLPILVLSQYVEEQYATELIGGGAAAVGYLLKERIADVAEFLDAVRRVADGGTVIDPEVIGQLLSRQRKGDPLESLTAREGEVLALMAEGRSNTAVAGRMLVTEGAVEKHISSIFTKLGLEPASDDHRRVLAVLAYLGR
- the rpmE gene encoding 50S ribosomal protein L31, which produces MKPDIHPEYTTTSVTCTCGNTFTTRSTAKSGVIHADVCSACHPFYTGKQKILDTGGRVARFEKRFGKKPTTGQ
- a CDS encoding sensor histidine kinase, with translation MVAESAASRPVTGTPLRRRVPLGPNGPVGMLVDPMTWRAVPYLLVSMFYGIACFAVLASAILLSLVLAVVWVGVPLLALTMLAWRGAAMLERRFLRLGFGVDIPAPYRPSEGDNLFLRWKDMFVDPATWKDLLYLLLLLPIGIGEFVVSVVLWCFALGLTVAPLPLLLVGEPMTPGGELLIDTVPEALLCMSVGTGFFLAALYATRGMAWLHALFGIALLGTGEKNRLVARAAYLRASRARGVDAAEAERRRIERDLHDGAQQRLLSVAMDLGRAQAKMDSDPEGARELLAQAHTGTKAAIAELRDLARGIHPAILTDRGLRAALSSLAARAPVRVDLSVEVSHRPPAAVESIAYFIVAECLTNLAKHSEATEAFIRVSRQGQLVVVEVYDNGVGAAVPRPGGGLAGLADRAATIDGTLSVDSPLGGPTMIRAELPCEW
- the prfA gene encoding peptide chain release factor 1 → MNLDELLSEYAELELKLADPTVHANQAQARTFGRRYAELTPIITTYRELEGTRDDLGTARELASEDQAFADEAKELEARIPELEEKLRHLLVPRDPNDDKDIIMEIKAGEGGEESALFAGDLLRMYLRYAERVGWKTELIDATHSDLGGYKDVTVALKARGDEGVWSRLKFEGGVHRVQRVPVTESQGRIHTSAAGVLVYPEAEDVDVQIDPNDLRIDVYRSSGPGGQSVNTTDSAVRITHIPTGVVASCQNEKSQLQNKESAMRILRARLQAIAEEEANAAAMAERKSQIRTVDRSERIRTYNFPENRISDHRVGFKAYNLDQVLDGDLTAVIQSLLDAEMAEKLAAHS